One window from the genome of Osmerus mordax isolate fOsmMor3 chromosome 19, fOsmMor3.pri, whole genome shotgun sequence encodes:
- the LOC136963127 gene encoding cerebellin-1-like yields the protein MQAAVSHLLLLGVLCLNFRVQASTLREAAGELEGVLPCGSWDCECAFTRQRGCCCASGQFHKLEELVFQRMTDLWSGLSRLNDHVQQATEGMGVAFSSSRAPGNQCYGPFNRNMPIPYSVISLNNGNGYNPALGVFTAPHAGLYSFSFTAYSKEPSANDRLYYQVQLMRNGEVMASTWEDNREDSEDSATQTVLLALERGGQVYVDLLPGRQLCGDATGRNRFSGYMLYPAEARG from the exons ATGCAAGCTGCAGTGTCTCATCTGCTCCTCTTGGGGGTGCTGTGTCTCAACTTCAGAGTCCAGGCCTCAACTCTGAGAGAAGCAGCAG GAGAGTTGGAGGGGGTCCTGCCCTGTGGTTCCTGGGACTGTGAGTGTGCGTTCACCCGCCAGCGAGGCTGCTGCTGTGCCTCAGGGCAGTTCCACAAACTGGAGGAGCTGGTCTTCCAGCGCATGACCGACCTGTGGAGCGGCCTGTCCCGGCTGAACGACCACGTCCAGCAGGCCACag AGGGGATGGGCGTGGCTTTCAGTTCCTCCAGAGCCCCGGGCAACCAGTGCTACGGCCCCTTCAACCGGAACATGCCCATTCCCTACAGCGTAATCTCTCTCAACAATGGCAACGGCTACAACCCTGCCctag GGGTGTTCACGGCCCCTCACGCCGGCCTGTACTCTTTCAGCTTCACGGCCTACTCCAAGGAGCCGAGCGCCAACGACAGGCTGTACTACCAGGTGCAGCTGATGAGGAACGGCGAGGTGATGGCGTCCACGTGGGAGGACAACAGGGAGGACTCGGAGGACAGCGCCACCCAGACCGTGCTGCTGGCCCTGGAGAGGGGAGGCCAGGTTTACGTGGACCTGTTGCCGGGACGGCAGCTTTGTGGAGACGCCACGGGCCGGAACAGGTTCTCTGGCTACATGCTGTACCCTGCTGAGGCCCGGGGCTaa
- the tppp2 gene encoding tubulin polymerization-promoting protein family member 2 has translation MAEGSGTVAEVETSFKKFAVHGDTKATGKEMNGKNFVKLCKDCRIIDGKNVTATDVDIVFSKVKAKTARVITFEQFSQALVELAPKRFKGKGQEEALQQLYGLIAGKEPANAGVTKVAKAAAVDRLTDTSKFTGSHKERFDETGKGKGKVGREEVPDASGYVGAYKGQGSYEDKVKEA, from the exons atGGCAGAGGGCTCAGGAACTGTGGCAGAGGTGGAGACCTCATTCAAGAAGTTTGCTGTTCACGGAGACACCAAGGCCACCGGGAAGGAGATGAACGGCAAAAACTTTGTCAAACTCTGTAAGGACTGCCGCATCATCGACGGCAAGAATGTCACCGCCACCGATGTGGACATTGTCTTCAGTAAAGTCAA GGCCAAGACAGCCCGGGTCATAACGTTTGAACAGTTCAGCCAGGCTCTGGTGGAGTTGGCTCCTAAGCGCTTTAAAGGgaagggccaggaggaggcgcTACAGCAGCTCTACGGCCTCATCGCTGGCAAGGAGCCTGCTAACGCGGGCGTCACT AAAGTGGCGAAGGCGGCTGCGGTGGACAGGCTGACGGACACGTCAAAGTTCACCGGGTCACACAAGGAGCGTTTCGACGAGACAGGCAAGGGGAAGGGCAAGGTTGGGCGAGAGGAAGTCCCTGACGCCAGTGGCTATGTGGGTGCATACAAGGGCCAAGGGAGCTATGAGGACAAGGTCAAGGAGGCATAG
- the LOC136963123 gene encoding zinc finger and SCAN domain-containing protein 21-like, translating to MVSVDVTEFLVSLLDVHKLQLQALTKQGEIQAKVLRQVIKDGLSRRSDIPSSRDTNKQGKMTVMEEKESAEWCARLAELLQAEVHIKSNFTGSQRILPSEAQPLPVEDQGRRDFLSLKYDPHKGVRELGLKLDSAAKRWLRPDLRSAAQVEQCVAMEHFLSLLPHEAAVWVQKQHPRDMEEAISLAERWIGCGDSLNVGSTDTQTDSEHGSPNIQQQRIDKTMQRIDDQPDASSESFDSQMETVKLESGQLSLEVSELEAPSLEEEHDQSSPQEVVPFVCKQEEEEPDFTQESQWAQERAPAEGFHLSVGSLAQGSMSVSDCVLPPECCSLISTLPTTSSQASPQSPTGLVRDLYYQCVKDSPMTARRRGVNASLMDPEAHLSAGYTGQFSENVLEQQQTWKTPPGVPSPILNSHLTLPSHQCPDCGCCFTQQRSLQEHRNIHTGERPFVCDLCGKAFCHRRTLNKHTRIHSRERPFHCDYCGQTFKLKDTMKRHQMAHCRHTP from the exons ATGGTCTCTGTGGATGTTACAGAATTTCTAGTGTCCTTGCTAGACGTGCATAAATTGCAACTGCAGGCTCTCACTAAACAGGGAGAGATCCAAGCCAAGGTCCTCAGACAGGTTATAAAAGATGGTTTATCAAGAAGAAGTGACATCCCTTCATCTCGGGACACTAACAAGCAAGGCAAGATGACCGTAATGGAAGAAAAAGAGTCCGCGGAATGGTGCGCAAGGTTGGCTGAGTTACTCCAAGCTGAGGTACATATCAAATCGAATTTTACTGGATCTCAAAGGATACTTCCTTCTGAAGCTCAGCCCTTACCTGTGGAGGACCAAGGCAGACGTGACTTCCTGTCATTAAAGTATGATCCCCATAAGGGAGTTAGAGAGCTGGGCCTAAAGCTAGACTCTGCTGCCAAGCGCTGGCTGAGGCCCGACCTGAGAAGTGCTGCACAGGTAGAGCAGTGTGTGGCCATGGAGCACTTCCTATCCCTCTTGCCACATGAAGCAGCCGTCTGGGTGCAGAAGCAGCACCCCAGGGACATGGAGGAGGCCATCAGCTTGGCGGAGCGTTGGATTGGGTGCGGAGACTCCCTGAATGTTGGCTCTACGGATACACAGACTGACTCAGAGCATGGTTCCCCCAACATCCAGCAGCAAAG GATTGACAAGACAATGCAGAGGATCGATGATCAGCCTGATGCTTCATCGGAGTCTTTTGACAGTCAAATGGAGACTGTCAAGCTGGAGTCTGGCCAGCTGAGCCTGGAGGTCTCGGAGCTGGAGGCCcccagtctggaggaggagcacgACCAGAGTTCCCCACAGGAAGTGGTCCCCTTTGTGTgtaagcaggaggaagaggaaccaGACTTCACACAGGAGAGCCAGTGGGCTCAGGAGAGGGCCCCGGCTGAAGGCTTCCACTTGTCCGTGGGCTCATTAGCACAGGGGAGCATGTCTGTATCCGATTGTGTCCTCCCTCCAGAATGCTGTTCTCTCATCTCCACCTTGCCCACAACCTCCAGCCAGGCCTCTCCACAGTCACCCACCGGTCTAGTTCGGGACCTGTATTATCAGTGTGTCAAGGACAGTCCAATGACAGCTCGACGTAGGGGTGTTAATGCCTCTTTGATGGATCCTGAGGCTCACCTCTCTGCAGGGTACACGGGGCAGTTCTCTGAGAATGTTCTAGAGCAGCAGCAGACGTGGAAGACTCCCCCAGGAGTCCCCTCACCCATACTGAACTCtcacctcaccctgccctctcaCCAGTGCCCAGACTGTGGCTGCTGCTTCACCCAGCAGAGAAGCTTACAGGAGCACAGGAACATTCACACCGGGGAGAGGCCTTTTGTATGCGACTTGTGTGGGAAAGCCTTCTGCCACCGCCGGACTCTGAACAAACACACTCGCATCCACTCCAGGGAGAGACCTTTTCATTGCGACTACTGCGGACAGACCTTCAAACTCAAAGACACCATGAAGAGGCATCAGATGGCCCACTGTAGGCACACGCCGTAA
- the nfkbib gene encoding NF-kappa-B inhibitor beta, whose product MAGIQPPLNSGKESLRPDLGFGVDKHEILDSVPEDWCDSGLDCLSGPALSLDDSFNTEVSQSWVPRSHTSHDDSDKRSMDCSSMGGGERLDSAIGDSITDETMGNISQELGTMHLSEPVIIESGDDGNTGRQGAINPEEERRRREEIFNTLNFVSEDGDTALHLAFIHEHWAFVQYLLGMIALDQSWVSYLDIQNHLGQTALHLAVIVDQPQCVRGLLWGGASAELQERGGNTPLHLAVRELRHDCVREITSNCQSADYLHVTNYSGVSALHLAVQRGREDIIGMLIEAGADVNQRDLSSGRSPLHWAVESQSTRVVQLLLQGGASVDQPSYAGHTALYCALHRPNKEVQALLKARGASDTRQEEEEEEEEEEKESEEEFDDVIINGQRVH is encoded by the exons ATGGCGGGTATACAGCCTCCGCTCAATTCTGGAAAAGAGTCATTGCGGCCTGATCTTGGTTTCGGGGTCGACAAACACGAAATTCTGGATTCGGTGCCCGAGGACTGGTGCGACAGTGGGCTAGATTGCCTCAGTGGTCCAGCGCTTAGTCTGGATGACTCCTTCAACACTGAGGTATCACAATCTTGGGTGCCAAGGTCCCATACATCGCACGATGACTCTGACAAGCGCTCCATGGACTGTAGCTCCATGGGGGGCGGTGAGAGGCTGGACTCAGCTATTGGGGACTCAATAACAGATGAGACCATGGGGAATATATCGCAGGAGCTCGGGACCATGCACCTGAGTGAACCGGTTATCATTGAGTCTGGGGATGACGGTAATACTGGAAGGCAAGGTGCAATAAacccggaggaggaacggcggaggagagaggaaatttTCAATACACTGAACTTTGTTTCTGAAGACGGAGACAC GGCTCTTCACCTGGCATTTATTCATGAGCACTGGGCTTTTGTGCAGTACTTATTAGGGATGATAGCATTGGACCAAAGCTGGGTATCTTACCTGGACATTCAGAATCATTTGGGACAG ACGGCCCTCCACCTGGCGGTGATTGTCGACCAGCCCCAGTGTGTGAGGGGACTGTTGTGGGGTGGGGCCAGTGCAGAGctccaggagagggggggaaacacCCCACTGCACCTGGCTGTCAGGGAGCTGAGGCACGACTGTGTCCGTGAGATCACCTCCAACTGCCAGAGCGCTGACTACCTACATGTCACCAACTACTCAG GCGTGAGTGCTCTACACTTGGCAGTGCAAAGGGGCAGAGAGGACATCATTGGGATGCTGATTGAGGCAGGAGCAGATGTTAACCAGAGG gacCTGAGCTCCGGCCGTTCCCCATTGCACTGGGCAGTGGAGTCCCAGAGTACCCGGGTGGTGCAGCTCCTGCTGCAGGGTGGAGCCAGTGTGGACCAGCCCTCCTATGCAGGCCACACAGCCCTGTACTGTGCTCTACACAGGCCCAACAAGGAGGTGCAGGCCCTCCTGAAGGCTCGAGGAGCCTCCGACACccggcaggaggaagaggaggaggaggaagaggaggagaaagagagcgaagaG gAATTTGACGACGTCATCATCAATGGTCAGCGAGTACACTAA
- the ftr84 gene encoding tripartite motif-containing protein 16 codes for MADSSFPMPPDLYTCLLCEDVLRDPVTIPCGDTYCLECIKIYWDQCDHVGVYSCPQCRATFTPRPVLRRNVPNVTQERRHLPELSPFPHLQRESLCDFCVGRRSKAVKSCLMCLAYYCETHVKPHYESATFKRHKLVDETGHLDRKICPQHEKGLELFCRSDKMCICVLCTVREHRGHNIISAEEERAEKQKSLVGTQTEVQHIIQERLKELQELRHNVDVLKDAGQRALTESDKTFNEMLLAVERWHAEVNQLVKANMQAAMSQAEGYVERLEQEIMELQRRDAELRQILETEDNIHFLQNFPTLCVPPEPMVPKVLMNPQFSFGEMAKTATDMKEHLDDICKKELSKISKRVNETPVYILLPRSGEKQIKAPSRVDYTEPKKRSDFLKYACRLTFDPNTAYKELVLSEGNLRVTRKKSVQLYPDHPERFDGFSQVLCREALGGFRYYWEAEWGGEFSIGVAYKSISRKGKNSNSLLGYNDKSWSLLCSDSGYSAWHNKMDKDLPGGPRATRIGVYLDYAARTVAFYSVSDTMELIHKFQGQFSEPLYAGFGVGSSVSLCQLKENNIPY; via the exons ATGGCCGACTCCAGCTTCCCCATGCCCCCGGACCTCTACACCTGCCTTCTCTGCGAGGACGTGCTACGAGACCCCGTCACCATCCCCTGTGGAGACACCTACTGCCTGGAGTGCATCAAGATCTACTGGGACCAGTGTGACCACGTCGGGGTGTACAGCTGCCCCCAGTGCCGGGCCACCTTCACCCCACGGCCCGTGCTTAGACGCAACGTCCCCAACGTCACCCAGGAGCGGAGACATCTCCCGGAGCTCTCGCCCTTCCCCCACCTCCAGAGGGAGTCACTGTGTGACTTCTGCGTCGGCCGACGCAGCAAGGCCGTCAAGTCCTGCCTCATGTGCCTGGCCTACTACTGCGAAACGCACGTCAAGCCCCACTACGAGTCAGCCACCTTTAAGAGGCACAAGCTGGTGGACGAGACGGGCCACCTGGACAGGAAGATCTGCCCCCAGCACGAGAAGGGCCTGGAGCTGTTCTGCCGCTCGGATAAGatgtgcatctgtgtgctgTGCACGGTCAGGGAGCACCGGGGGCACAACATCATCTCAGCGGAGGAGGAGCGCGCAGAGAAACAG AAATCCCTGGTTGGAACTCAGACTGAAGTCCAGCACATTATCcaggagaggctgaaggagctACAGGAGCTGAGGCACAACGTTGATGTTCTTAAG GACGCCGGCCAGAGAGCACTGACGGAGAGCGATAAGACCTTCAACGAGATGCTGCTGGCGGTGGAGCGGTGGCACGCGGAGGTCAACCAGCTGGTCAAGGCCAACATGCAGGCGGCCATGTCTCAGGCCGAGGGCTACGTGGAGCgtctggagcaggagatcaTGGAGCTGCAGCGCAGAGACGCCGAGCTGCGGCAGATCCTGGAGACGGAGGACAACATCCACTTCCTGCAG AATTTCCCTACGCTGTGCGTTCCTCCGGAGCCCATGGTGCCAAAGGTTCTGATGAACCCCCAGTTCTCTTTTGGTGAGATGGCCAAGACAGCCACAGACATGAAGGAGCATCTAGATGACATATGTAAGAAGGAACTCAGCAAAATCTCTAAGAGGG TTAATGAAACCCCAGTGTACATTCTTCTACCACGGAGTGGAGAAAAACAAATCAAAG CTCCCTCTAGAGTTGACTACACAGAGCCCAAAAAGAGATCGGACTTCTTGAAAT ATGCTTGtcgtctgacctttgacccaaaCACGGCATATAAAGAGTTGGTTCTGTCTGAGGGGAACCTCAGGGTGACGCGTAAAAAGTCTGTCCAGTTATACCCCGACCACCCTGAGCGCTTTGATGGCTTCTCCCAGGTGCTGTGTAGGGAGGCTCTGGGGGGATTCAGATACTACTGGGAGGCCGAGTGGGGGGGAGAGTTCTCCATCGGGGTGGCCTACAAGAGCATCAGCCGCAAGGGCAAGAACTCAAACAGCCTGCTGGGCTACAACGACAAGTCCTGgagtctgctctgctctgactcGGGATATTCCGCCTGGCACAACAAAATGGACAAAGACTTACCGGGTGGCCCGCGGGCCACGAGAATCGGTGTGTATCTGGACTACGCTGCCAGAACTGTGGCTTTCTACTCTGTTTCAGACACCATGGAGCTGATTCACAAGTTTCAGGGCCAGTTCTCTGAACCTCTGTATGCAGGCTTTGGTGTGGGATcctcagtgtctctctgccAGCTCAAAGAGAACAATATCCCTTACTGA